The following DNA comes from Balaenoptera ricei isolate mBalRic1 chromosome 7, mBalRic1.hap2, whole genome shotgun sequence.
CAGATAATCCTGTTCCCTGCACCGATCCTACCCATTCTCCCCCACTGCCAATCAGGTCTCTGAGGCCAGTCACTCTGACGCAACCCTAACCCATTCGGCCGACCCCAGGTCTGCCCTAcctcaactctgccacttattagctgtgccTTTGGGCAACCTTACCCCTAATTCTCAGTTTATTAATCTGGAAAACGGGAAACAGTAAAAGTACATCTCATATTTTTGAAAGGATTAAAATTAGTGTCCGACATACagtgtaagtactcaataaatgtcagctgtcATTATCTAGGTTATCTACAACCTATTACATGCCTTTATCACATGCCAAGCATGTATTACGGAATTTTTTCTCTGTAGCAACACTATGAAGTATTATCCcctcttcacagatgaggaatctgaagttTGGAGAAGTTAAGGGACTTGACCAAAGTCACAGAGTTAATTTTCAGAAGAGTCAGGATTAAAGAACCCAGGGAGTTTAACTCCGCAGCCTGCATTCCTTCCATTCCCAGACCCCCTAGCCCCTGACCTTACCTTGAGGCGAGAGGGGTCAGCACAGGCATAGGGACAGAGGTGACAGCGGTAGGGCTTCTCCCCAGTGTGGACGCGGCTGTGCCAGGTGATCTTTTGCCGGTTCTTGGTGCTGTAAGCACAGTCAGTGCACTTGTAGAGCCGGGTGCCCCCGTGCCCTTTCACGTGGTGATCTAGCACCAGCTGATGGCGGCATGCAAAGTCACAAAAAGGGCAGCGCAGAGGGGGCTGGCCAGCATCCCCAGCTGAGGATGCCGCTGCTGAAGTCTCCTCGTGCTGTTCCAAGTAGTGCTTCACCAGGCCCACCCGCTCCCGGGCAGCGAAGTCACAGAGCTGACAGCGGTGGCTGAAATGCTGCTGCCTTCGGTGCTCGTCCAATGCCGGCCGGCTGGGGAAGGCCTCCTGACAGGCCCCACACTCGAGCCGTGGGTGCTGTTTCCGGGTGTGCCCTCGCaggctggcagggctggggcacAGCAGCCCACAGCGGGAGCAGTGCACGGGGCCCTCAGTGGCCTCTGTGGGAGAGCCAGGGACAGGGGGCGTAGGCTCGGGATGCCGGCGCAGAGCATGCTGCTTGAGTGCTGTCTCGGAGCTGAACTGGGCCTCACACTGGGGGCAGGCAAAGGCTGGGGTGCCCTGGTGGCAACTGTTAACGTGGCGAGTGATGTCATGGCGAAGGTAGCCACTATAGTCACAGAGTGGACAGAAGTGGGTGGGTGTTTTGTCATGTACCCTCAACCGGTGCAAGCGCAGTTTTGAGTTGGTACCAAATGTCTGGGGACAGGAGCTGCAGGGGATGCGGCCAACACCTGTGTGTCGGGACTGGTGAGCCTCTAACCGGTACCGTCTGGTGGTGGAAAAGTCACAGAAAGGGCACTGATGTGGCTTCACCCCCTCATGCTTCAGCCGCCGGTGCTGCTGTAGGCACCGGCTCTGTTTACAGGTGAAGCCGCAGTCCCCACACTGAAGAGGGGGCCGGGGGCCATGGGCTGGGGCTGCGGCGGGGTGCCTCCGCTTCTGGTGGAGCCtcagggcagcagcagcaggagcgaTGAATGGGCAGAGGCCACAGCGCAGCTCTGCGGACTGCTCAAGGGGGCAGCCCCGGGTCTGGTGAGTCCTCAGGGCCCGTTCCTGCTGGCAGCTAAAGGGACACGTGGGGCAGGAGAAGCGAGCCCCCTTCTGCTTTGGAACCAGAGCTGCATTCCCATCACCAGGGCTGCGCTCTGCACTCCCACTGCTCAGGGGAGCAGAGTCCCTGCTGCTCAGCAGGGACACAACAGGCTGGGTCTGGGAGGTGCCTCGCTTTCCTCCCCCGCCACGTCCGCCCCGGCAGCCTTCAGCCACGTGAGAGGTAATGGAGGAAAGCCGAGAGCAAAGGAACATGCAGGAGTTGCAGTGAAACTTGCCCTGCTCGAAGTGGAACCTCTCAGGGGCCTCCGGGGGCGAGGAGTCCTCTGCAGGACGGGCTGTGGAGCCACAGAGTGTGGCAACAGGCTCCTCTACGTTTTCTGGCTCCCCAGGAAGCTTGGAAGGAGCATCTTTTGGGAGCATGATCTCTACTTCtaatggggcaggtgggggcttccCACCTGCTGCATCCTCTGAGGCCGGCGTGCCCGGGGGCTGAGGATGCGGAGGGATGGGTGAATCTGGTCTGGGCAAGCCCTTGTTCTTTCTGAGGAGAACAGGGCACTTCTTCAGCAGATGGGTGCTGAGGCCACGCTGTTGCTTGAAGCTGGCTCCACACTCAGGGCAGAGGAGGGGCTCTCGGTGGCCCTGGCACCCAGTCCTGGAGTGCAGACTCAGGGCCTTCTCCCGGCGGGTGATGAAAGGGCAGTGTGGGCAGCGGAAAGCCCGCCCCTGTCCCTGTATCACTACCATCTGAACCCGCCCCTCCAGCACCAGCGCCTCTGCCTGTTCTTTGTCCTGCCTCCTTAGGGCCTTGAGTAATGACTCTGATTCAGGGAACTGGGGCAGGGGTGCTGTCTCAGTGGGTGGATTTGCCTTGAAGGTTCCCACCCAGCTGTTAGGGGGCTCCTCTGAGGAAGGGGGATTTATAGGGGGCTCAGAGACTGGCTTTTCCAGAATGGACTCTTCAGCACCCAAGCCGGAAGTTCCAGCACCTTCAAAGGTAGACAGCTCTGTCAAAGTTCCATCTGGCCCTTCCAGTCTCAGAGGCCCTGAGGGATCCAGGGGCCTGAACTCCACAGGAGCCGTTTCGGTGATCTCCTCAAGGCGCGGGTTGGCCACAGGCTCCAGCTCCACTCCCAGGGCCTCTAGGTGTAGCGTACAGCCTCCCTCATCTACCTCCGCCGGACTGGGGCTGCCAACCAGGTCGTCCCCCTGGGGAACCTCACCGCTGTCCTGTTTCCCAGCGCTGTCCTCCTCACTGGTCTCTGGCGGGGCCTGATCCAAGCCGGGGTCCACCATCGTCCCTGGGTCGCGGTCCGGCCCCTCAGGCTGGGCAGACAGCTGACTTGAGGGCTCTGAGTCTGGTGGGGGTGTCGGGCACTGCCCGGCTCCCTCTGGCTCCTGGCTGGCACGGCGAAGCTGCCAGACCTGGTCCCCGGGCACGTAGCCGTGGGCTTTGCGCTTGTGGAAGAAGAGGGCGGTGTTGCTGAAGGTGCGGTAGTCGCAGAGGGCACAGTGGAACTCTCGGAGGCGGGTGTGCTTGCAGTTCTCATGGCTCAGCAGGGCCTGCTTGTGGCGGCTCTGGTAGCTGCAGTAGCGGCAGGGGTAGAGTGGGGCAGCCGTGCCGGGGTGGTGCTGGGAAGCCATGTGCTTCTGCAGCTCATACTTCCGCTTGCAAGCAAAGGCGCACACCTCGCACATCAGGGACTTGCCCTGGTGCCGCAGCTTGTGGCTGCTCAGCTGATCAGCCCGGTGGCAGCGATAGGAGCACTGGTTGCACTGGTATCTGGTGAGGAGGGAAAAATCACAATCATAAATGAATCACAGCAACTACCAGTAACTGTATAAATACCTACTATGCGCCAAGCTCTACACTCAGTGTTGTACATGCATCATCTAATTTAATCGTCTTAGTGAGGAGACTAAGGCACAGAAGTTAATAACTTGCCTCGAGTTACAAAGGGAGTGAAGGGCAGACGGTCTAGCTTCAGGGCTTGTGTTCTACCCCCTACTCTACCTTGCTTCCTAAAGGGAAGGTATCATGGATCAGTTAACCTCTGTGGACTTCTGAGGAGCTGACATGGCTACAGCCCCACAGGGCAGGTTTCTGTGTCTAGTTCCCACTCTCCCACGGAGACGTGAAAGCCACGGAGAAATCCCCTAGCCAGCTGTGCCCACAGGTCAGAGGGGAACTTGCCTGGATTTGGACGTGGCCAGGATTGGAGCCACAAGTGAAGCCCATCTACTTCACCAGGACTGGACTCAGAACTCAAATGACACCTTAGTCTCTGGGCCTCTACTCTGGGTCTACACCCCCTTCCCTGAGCCCAGAGAGCTCGCACCGTGCAGACTAGGCCACAGGCAGAGGTCACCTAGAGGCAGCGGAGCCGAGATGACAGGAGCAGAGGGCCGTGCGGAGGAGTCTCTCTGGGGCCAGAAGAGAGATGGGGCCGGAAGCTGACTTTGAGAGGCGGCTAGCTTAGCTCCAGGTCATTGGGTTAGGGAGGGAGGCACGCGTGGGCTCATACCTGAGGTCGCCCGCGTGTTTCCTCATGTGCACGCTGAGGTAGTGCTTCCACTTGGTGACATAGCCGCATTCGGTGCACATGTAATCCTTGGTGTTGGAGTGGGTCAGCATGTGCTTGGACAGGTAGCTCACGTCTCGACACGTGAAGT
Coding sequences within:
- the ZNF142 gene encoding zinc finger protein 142, whose protein sequence is MTDTVLDSQPANSTGEMDGLCPELLLIPRPLSNHGLLEPVQSPCPSGNPPPLPADPGCLLVEATATEEDTGNMEIIVEAVAGNLSPGAPGETPGVLVKVVEVYFCERCEQSFAEPTLLALHQCTETIIQPVQGLASPPCSVELPPSNLTLPGPLRGQSPPDSPLPCPVCKQEFAQPQALKSHFKIHRGTPDAFSCPESGCVFSAEDRKGLQHHLRQTHRALPVPCSFRGCPLLFGSQQGMELHRQAHYPFHCNHCSFVGSNIKLFRQHQRSHGHGTQGELSAVQGLPSQQLLPALRVSPGEGEPSEEVGAPLPGQESAEEEDVEEEEDSGSQNSQKALEKGQGAQRLEGAVASGTESLFKTHMCPECKRCFKKRTHLVEHLHLHFPDPSLQCPNCQKFFTSKSKLKTHLLRELGQKAHRCPLCHYSAVERNALNRHMASMHEDISNFYSDTYACPVCREEFRLSQALKEHLKSHTAAAAAEPLPLRCFQEGCSYTAPDRKAFVKHLKETHGVRAVECRHHSCPMLFATAEAMEAHHKSHYAFHCPHCDFACSNKHLFRKHKKQGHPGSEELRCTFCPFATFNPVAYQDHVGKMHAHEKIHQCPECSFATAHKRVLIRHMLLHTGEKPHKCELCDFTCRDVSYLSKHMLTHSNTKDYMCTECGYVTKWKHYLSVHMRKHAGDLRYQCNQCSYRCHRADQLSSHKLRHQGKSLMCEVCAFACKRKYELQKHMASQHHPGTAAPLYPCRYCSYQSRHKQALLSHENCKHTRLREFHCALCDYRTFSNTALFFHKRKAHGYVPGDQVWQLRRASQEPEGAGQCPTPPPDSEPSSQLSAQPEGPDRDPGTMVDPGLDQAPPETSEEDSAGKQDSGEVPQGDDLVGSPSPAEVDEGGCTLHLEALGVELEPVANPRLEEITETAPVEFRPLDPSGPLRLEGPDGTLTELSTFEGAGTSGLGAEESILEKPVSEPPINPPSSEEPPNSWVGTFKANPPTETAPLPQFPESESLLKALRRQDKEQAEALVLEGRVQMVVIQGQGRAFRCPHCPFITRREKALSLHSRTGCQGHREPLLCPECGASFKQQRGLSTHLLKKCPVLLRKNKGLPRPDSPIPPHPQPPGTPASEDAAGGKPPPAPLEVEIMLPKDAPSKLPGEPENVEEPVATLCGSTARPAEDSSPPEAPERFHFEQGKFHCNSCMFLCSRLSSITSHVAEGCRGGRGGGGKRGTSQTQPVVSLLSSRDSAPLSSGSAERSPGDGNAALVPKQKGARFSCPTCPFSCQQERALRTHQTRGCPLEQSAELRCGLCPFIAPAAAALRLHQKRRHPAAAPAHGPRPPLQCGDCGFTCKQSRCLQQHRRLKHEGVKPHQCPFCDFSTTRRYRLEAHQSRHTGVGRIPCSSCPQTFGTNSKLRLHRLRVHDKTPTHFCPLCDYSGYLRHDITRHVNSCHQGTPAFACPQCEAQFSSETALKQHALRRHPEPTPPVPGSPTEATEGPVHCSRCGLLCPSPASLRGHTRKQHPRLECGACQEAFPSRPALDEHRRQQHFSHRCQLCDFAARERVGLVKHYLEQHEETSAAASSAGDAGQPPLRCPFCDFACRHQLVLDHHVKGHGGTRLYKCTDCAYSTKNRQKITWHSRVHTGEKPYRCHLCPYACADPSRLKYHMRIHKEERKYLCPDCGYKCKWVNQLKYHMTKHTGLKPYQCPECEYCTNRADALRVHQETRHREARAFMCEQCGKAFKTRFLLRTHLRKHSEAKPYVCNVCHRAFRWAAGLRHHALTHTDRHPFFCRLCSYKAKQKFQVVKHVRRHHPDQADPSQGVGKDPTTPTVHLHDVQLEDPGPPAPAAPPTGPEG